Proteins found in one Acinetobacter sp. XH1741 genomic segment:
- a CDS encoding phosphoribosyltransferase family protein — protein MAIQLLDTARNEVPVKFTQFSGGERHVQLDEKVLNSLSGTVLVRAQMTSTHDVMDYLLLENILLTQGLTVDLEIPYFPYARQDRICAVGQAFSLDVMTKLLNINADKKVGKQGKVTVWDCHSEVTTALLTANTSFSEVVNVSSVDIIKKSEALSTLLKDEKTVLICPDKGAKARTQMVADAFNRDRKQPITIVQCDKKRDPVTGKILGTHVHATDLSGLTAVITDDICDGGATFIGIARELRRLNCHKVVLYVTHGIFSKGIEVFDGLLDQLFTSDSFPQQPTDKISVIAFAAE, from the coding sequence ATGGCTATCCAGCTTTTAGATACGGCAAGAAACGAAGTTCCAGTGAAATTCACGCAGTTTTCTGGTGGCGAGCGTCATGTTCAACTTGATGAGAAAGTGTTGAATTCACTATCTGGCACGGTTTTGGTACGCGCTCAAATGACCTCAACTCACGATGTGATGGATTATTTACTACTTGAAAATATATTGCTGACTCAAGGCTTAACCGTTGACCTAGAAATTCCATATTTTCCATATGCACGTCAGGACCGTATTTGTGCAGTCGGCCAAGCATTTTCACTCGATGTGATGACGAAGCTACTCAATATCAATGCCGACAAAAAAGTGGGCAAACAAGGCAAGGTGACTGTTTGGGACTGCCATAGTGAAGTAACAACAGCTTTGCTCACTGCCAATACTTCTTTTAGCGAAGTGGTAAATGTGAGTTCAGTCGACATCATCAAAAAGAGTGAAGCGCTGAGCACATTGTTAAAAGATGAAAAAACCGTGCTGATTTGCCCAGACAAAGGCGCAAAAGCACGTACACAAATGGTTGCAGATGCTTTTAATCGCGACCGCAAACAACCCATCACTATTGTTCAGTGTGATAAAAAACGCGACCCAGTGACTGGCAAAATTTTAGGTACGCATGTACATGCGACTGATTTATCAGGATTAACTGCGGTCATTACCGATGACATTTGTGACGGCGGTGCAACCTTTATTGGTATTGCCAGAGAACTCCGTCGCCTCAATTGCCATAAGGTCGTTCTATACGTGACCCACGGTATTTTCAGTAAAGGAATAGAGGTTTTTGATGGGCTGTTAGATCAACTATTTACCTCAGACAGCTTTCCACAACAACCAACAGACAAAATTTCAGTAATTGCTTTTGCAGCAGAATAA
- a CDS encoding sulfite exporter TauE/SafE family protein produces MLYELFLFGLLSGFTTWLFGFGGGFVAVPLLYTVIIQKWSNESMVGVHAMQIAVATSAFVMLCSASFATFRHYRSGHIDWQKIRFLWGGIAFGGIVGAVMASLFNGNWLRWIFMGYVFITILDCYYRPGFMVASRQKQNYGQNSELIKGGIIGWVAALLGVGGSVMTVPLLRRRGSSMAEAAAIANILTLPLSLTATLTYCVLSVWQSGWAPSGFIGLIWFEAALFLVAGTWIGLYFSEKFISKLPDLWRARLYPLLLMLVLFVMLVSS; encoded by the coding sequence ATGTTATATGAGCTATTTTTATTTGGACTACTTTCGGGCTTCACCACGTGGTTATTTGGTTTTGGCGGTGGTTTTGTTGCTGTACCTTTGCTTTATACAGTCATTATTCAAAAGTGGAGCAATGAAAGTATGGTGGGGGTACATGCTATGCAAATTGCAGTTGCCACATCCGCCTTTGTTATGCTGTGCTCGGCAAGTTTTGCAACCTTTCGGCACTATCGGTCTGGACACATAGATTGGCAAAAGATCCGTTTTTTATGGGGTGGTATCGCATTTGGTGGAATTGTTGGTGCGGTAATGGCCTCATTGTTTAATGGAAACTGGCTTCGCTGGATATTTATGGGTTATGTGTTTATAACCATTCTAGATTGTTATTACCGACCAGGCTTTATGGTGGCATCAAGACAAAAGCAAAACTATGGTCAGAATAGCGAACTTATTAAAGGCGGAATAATTGGTTGGGTTGCAGCGCTTTTAGGAGTTGGCGGAAGTGTCATGACGGTTCCGTTATTACGGCGGCGTGGTAGCTCTATGGCAGAGGCTGCGGCTATCGCCAACATTCTCACGTTGCCTTTGTCTTTAACTGCAACGTTGACCTACTGTGTGTTGTCGGTATGGCAATCTGGATGGGCACCTAGTGGATTTATCGGTCTAATCTGGTTTGAAGCTGCTTTATTCTTAGTTGCTGGAACATGGATCGGGCTATATTTTTCAGAAAAATTTATCTCAAAACTACCTGATTTATGGCGGGCAAGATTGTATCCGCTACTTTTAATGCTGGTTTTGTTCGTGATGCTTGTTAGCAGTTAA
- a CDS encoding helix-turn-helix transcriptional regulator, with product MRNIPINEVDHLPQVVLALGSDYPADTLLNTHSHRRAQFLYAPEGVMKVETEDGQWLVLPYSGVWIPAGKPHQVWLSKVSTYSLYIEADNAPRQATYCEVVQVSPLLHQLLIQANQLPVDYQRASRDGALIDLLLYELEDAPALPLFIPLPHHTLLSKQCAEFMKEPNIHSSPKDWAHNHNKSERTFHRWFKSETGMSFQAWRNRVCIIYALNALKANISITEIAFSLGYEHSAAFTAMFSKIMGYPPTHFLKKFHTQNEAL from the coding sequence ATGCGTAATATTCCAATTAACGAGGTAGATCATCTACCGCAAGTGGTTCTGGCTTTAGGGTCAGACTATCCTGCTGATACTTTGTTAAATACACATAGCCATCGCCGTGCACAGTTTCTATATGCACCCGAAGGCGTAATGAAAGTTGAAACCGAAGATGGTCAATGGCTTGTCTTGCCCTATAGTGGTGTGTGGATACCCGCTGGCAAACCACATCAGGTATGGTTATCTAAAGTCAGTACTTATAGTTTGTATATAGAGGCGGATAATGCGCCAAGACAGGCAACATATTGTGAAGTCGTACAAGTTTCACCGTTACTGCATCAACTGCTCATTCAGGCAAATCAGCTACCTGTTGACTACCAACGAGCAAGTCGTGACGGCGCTCTTATCGATTTATTGTTATATGAATTAGAAGATGCACCAGCCCTGCCTCTGTTTATTCCGCTGCCTCATCACACATTACTCTCTAAACAGTGTGCTGAGTTTATGAAAGAGCCTAATATTCATAGTAGCCCTAAAGATTGGGCACATAACCATAATAAAAGTGAGCGAACATTTCACCGTTGGTTTAAGTCTGAAACGGGTATGTCCTTTCAAGCATGGCGTAATCGGGTCTGCATCATTTATGCTTTAAACGCCTTAAAAGCGAATATCTCCATTACCGAAATTGCCTTTAGTTTAGGCTATGAGCACTCAGCAGCTTTTACCGCTATGTTCAGTAAAATTATGGGCTATCCGCCTACCCATTTTTTAAAAAAATTTCATACTCAGAATGAAGCGCTATAA
- a CDS encoding GNAT family N-acetyltransferase, translated as MNMLNYQLVGKTDYESAVEFALYTRQLLFPEIYHGQVPKDLQNFEQHYVHDPLGCFITVKDQNRIIGTIAYRAYDHRFDLNLPLNTVEVVKLFVLPEYRRNGIATMLCKMLFSHAKNNGITSLYLHTHPFLPAAEEFWCLQGFEVIKREWIETYDTIHMIKSL; from the coding sequence ATGAATATGTTGAATTATCAGCTAGTGGGCAAAACTGATTATGAGTCAGCGGTAGAGTTTGCACTTTATACAAGACAGTTGTTATTCCCAGAAATCTATCATGGGCAAGTTCCCAAAGATTTACAAAATTTTGAGCAGCATTATGTCCATGATCCACTGGGTTGCTTTATTACGGTAAAAGACCAAAACCGTATTATTGGCACCATTGCTTATCGGGCGTATGACCATCGTTTTGATTTAAATCTGCCGCTTAATACGGTTGAGGTGGTTAAGTTATTTGTATTACCTGAATACCGCCGTAATGGCATCGCAACCATGCTATGTAAAATGTTGTTTAGCCATGCAAAAAACAACGGAATTACTAGTTTGTATTTGCATACCCATCCATTTTTGCCTGCGGCTGAAGAGTTTTGGTGTTTACAAGGCTTTGAGGTTATTAAACGTGAGTGGATTGAGACCTATGACACCATTCACATGATTAAATCTTTATAG
- a CDS encoding methylenetetrahydrofolate reductase C-terminal domain-containing protein: protein MSHASSCFQQNQFFVLVEYLTSLHEIYPVKHEFAGYPAAMTLADRVHSDHDIAPLDASKSYPDSIDKVLHFSGKARDIQDFEYFLEQAQAANIQNLLLLTGDKLKEHHNGRDGQLRSRYLESVNAVMAAKQHGGFRIGVAFNPFKYVEAERDAQYLKLHKKIKAGADFIITQLGYDIEALKQAKLFLTKHHYSQQILACVMPLTLARANFMVKHKVAGIVITPHMLKVLADEKQAGHTDRVYLRCALQILICKYLGFAGIHLSACHKPEEQMLLESYVEQYRHLELKALEELWNSLWQVTTGKEFAPEISSFSHSPTSKQLIKYRQLHVMHEALFGSKIAKGMGRFIFKASFWENALVAKALLKTEVLSKHSLVGCESCGQCRLGDTLYICPETCPKGLANGPCGGTTLDRCEFGDRECIHSVKARLAKALEQTEVLKEKLIPTVPIEKRGTSSWKNWYLATEA, encoded by the coding sequence ATGTCACACGCTTCTTCCTGCTTCCAGCAAAACCAGTTTTTTGTGTTAGTGGAATATCTCACTTCACTGCATGAAATTTATCCTGTGAAACATGAGTTTGCAGGATATCCGGCTGCAATGACATTGGCAGATCGCGTACATTCAGATCATGATATTGCGCCACTTGATGCCAGCAAAAGTTACCCTGACTCAATCGATAAAGTCTTACACTTTTCAGGTAAGGCGCGAGACATACAAGACTTTGAGTACTTTTTAGAACAAGCTCAAGCAGCCAATATTCAAAACTTGTTATTGCTTACAGGTGATAAACTTAAAGAACATCATAATGGTCGAGATGGACAGCTTCGTAGTCGTTACCTAGAGTCGGTAAACGCCGTGATGGCAGCTAAGCAACATGGTGGGTTTCGTATTGGCGTTGCTTTTAATCCATTTAAATATGTTGAAGCTGAGCGTGATGCGCAGTATTTAAAACTGCATAAGAAGATTAAAGCAGGTGCTGACTTTATCATTACCCAATTGGGCTATGACATTGAAGCTTTAAAACAAGCCAAATTATTTTTAACCAAGCATCATTATTCACAGCAAATACTCGCTTGTGTCATGCCACTGACTTTGGCACGCGCCAATTTTATGGTGAAACATAAAGTGGCCGGTATTGTGATTACTCCGCACATGCTAAAAGTTCTAGCAGATGAAAAACAAGCAGGGCATACCGACCGTGTTTATTTACGCTGTGCTTTGCAAATTTTGATATGTAAATATTTGGGATTTGCTGGAATTCATTTATCTGCTTGCCATAAGCCCGAAGAGCAAATGTTGCTTGAAAGCTATGTCGAGCAATATCGCCATTTGGAGCTTAAAGCCTTAGAAGAGCTTTGGAACTCACTTTGGCAAGTCACCACAGGCAAAGAATTTGCGCCTGAAATTTCTAGCTTTTCACATTCGCCTACGTCTAAACAATTAATTAAATATCGCCAGTTACATGTGATGCATGAGGCGTTGTTTGGTTCAAAAATTGCCAAAGGTATGGGGCGCTTTATTTTTAAAGCATCTTTTTGGGAAAATGCCTTGGTTGCCAAAGCATTACTTAAAACCGAAGTGCTGAGTAAACATAGCCTCGTGGGCTGTGAGAGCTGTGGTCAGTGCCGTTTAGGTGACACTTTATATATTTGCCCTGAAACGTGTCCAAAAGGTTTAGCCAATGGACCTTGTGGCGGGACAACTTTAGACCGCTGCGAATTTGGTGACCGTGAATGTATTCATTCAGTTAAAGCGAGACTTGCAAAAGCTCTTGAACAAACCGAAGTATTAAAAGAAAAACTCATTCCAACTGTGCCGATTGAAAAGAGAGGAACCAGTTCTTGGAAAAATTGGTATTTAGCAACTGAGGCTTGA
- a CDS encoding alpha/beta hydrolase: MKTQLFNENSHNEFQHHYIHIESKKLHYVTLGEGPVVLLIPGWPQTWYAWHKVMIELAKQGYQAIAVDLPGTGNSAPLDGSYDTGRIAKILSMLMTELEYPTYSVVGHDIGMWVAYALASDFPESVTRLAVTEAVIPGLAPAPPIFVEPSENIFLWHFMFNQTLDLPEALIAGREDTYLNYMFDKWSWHKDKVATETYIEAYKIPGRLTAGFNYYRSIPETIRQNKIRETKSLDMPVLAIGAEHATDNAPYETMKKVSPHLTSAIVKDCGHFIMEEQSETFSSLILDFLQQEKSDASTC; encoded by the coding sequence ATGAAAACTCAATTATTCAATGAAAACTCACATAACGAATTCCAACATCATTACATTCACATCGAGAGTAAAAAATTACACTACGTGACCTTAGGGGAAGGTCCAGTTGTATTGCTTATTCCGGGTTGGCCACAAACATGGTACGCGTGGCATAAGGTCATGATTGAACTAGCGAAACAGGGTTATCAAGCCATCGCAGTTGATTTACCCGGAACTGGAAATTCAGCTCCACTGGATGGAAGTTACGATACGGGGCGTATCGCTAAAATTTTATCGATGCTCATGACTGAACTTGAATATCCAACTTATTCGGTTGTGGGGCATGATATTGGGATGTGGGTTGCCTATGCACTTGCATCTGACTTTCCTGAGTCAGTGACTCGTCTTGCTGTAACAGAAGCAGTGATTCCTGGTTTAGCGCCCGCACCTCCTATTTTTGTTGAGCCGAGTGAAAATATTTTTCTTTGGCACTTCATGTTTAACCAAACCCTTGACTTACCCGAAGCCTTAATCGCGGGCCGCGAAGATACTTATTTAAATTATATGTTTGATAAATGGTCGTGGCACAAAGATAAAGTGGCAACTGAAACTTATATTGAAGCCTATAAAATTCCGGGTCGTTTAACGGCGGGTTTTAATTATTACCGCTCTATTCCAGAGACCATACGTCAAAATAAAATCAGAGAAACGAAAAGTTTAGACATGCCAGTTTTAGCCATAGGCGCTGAACATGCCACAGACAATGCGCCTTATGAAACGATGAAAAAGGTTTCACCGCATTTAACCAGTGCGATTGTAAAAGACTGCGGTCATTTCATTATGGAAGAACAGTCAGAAACATTTAGTTCACTCATTTTAGATTTTTTACAGCAGGAAAAAAGCGATGCCTCTACTTGCTGA
- a CDS encoding NUDIX domain-containing protein — protein sequence MTIQTEQEFLASYDRRDYDAPLLTVDMAIFSVFNGQLQVLLIKRPNFPAKDQWALPGGFADLTHDQDLMATAYRKLVEKTGIASPYLEQVASVGNAKRDPRGWAVTILYFALIDFNAYQHQALAEYSEWVPVAKAQDLALAFDHNELLSLALERLTNKTRYTALPASLMPELFTLTELQTIYEIILGQSLDKKAFRRRMIEAGAVEETNHSKIVGKRPAQLYRYALDSFDFIFPRSLELPRNKEGEDKQNIELSD from the coding sequence GTGACTATTCAAACTGAACAAGAATTCCTTGCCAGTTATGATCGCCGAGATTATGACGCACCTTTACTCACTGTAGATATGGCTATTTTCTCGGTATTTAATGGTCAGTTGCAGGTATTACTTATTAAGCGCCCAAACTTTCCAGCCAAAGATCAATGGGCTTTACCAGGCGGTTTTGCCGATTTAACCCATGATCAAGACTTGATGGCTACGGCTTATCGTAAGCTAGTCGAAAAAACAGGAATTGCTTCGCCTTACTTGGAACAAGTTGCCTCTGTCGGCAATGCTAAACGTGACCCGCGTGGTTGGGCCGTGACCATTTTGTATTTTGCTTTAATTGATTTTAATGCCTACCAACATCAAGCATTAGCTGAATACAGTGAATGGGTGCCCGTAGCAAAAGCACAAGACTTAGCATTAGCGTTTGATCACAATGAATTGCTCAGCTTAGCTTTAGAGCGTCTCACCAATAAAACTCGCTATACCGCATTGCCAGCCAGTCTTATGCCTGAATTGTTTACACTGACTGAGTTGCAAACTATTTATGAAATTATTCTTGGGCAATCCTTAGATAAAAAAGCGTTTAGACGCCGAATGATAGAAGCTGGCGCTGTTGAAGAAACCAACCACAGTAAAATTGTGGGCAAACGCCCAGCTCAGCTTTACCGCTACGCACTCGATTCTTTTGATTTTATATTTCCACGCTCACTTGAATTACCCAGAAATAAAGAGGGTGAAGATAAGCAAAACATTGAGCTTTCTGACTAG
- a CDS encoding nicotinate phosphoribosyltransferase, whose amino-acid sequence MTIKLNPLNAIDFYKADHRRQYPEGTEYVYANFTPRSSRLAKMLPDFDDKVVFFGLQGFIKHFLSDTWNEGFFKQPKDKVVAAYKRRMDSSLGEGAVPVDHIEALHDLGYLPLRIKALPEGSRVNMRVPVLTVINTDPRFFWLTNYIETVLSAELWKSCTTATIAYEYKRLLTQYAVKTGAPLDFVPVQGHDFSSRGMSGIYDAAQSGVGHLTSFIGTDSVASIDYAEEYYNATGVIGVSVPATEHSVMCMGTEDSELETFKRLICELYPSGVVSVVSDTWDFWRVITEFTVALKPEILARQPNALGLAKLVFRPDSGDPVKIICGDPGAEVGSPAYKGAVECLWEVFGGTTTDYGYKVLNERVGLIYGDSITLDRAQRILEGLEAKGFASNNLVFGIGSFTYNYLTRDTFGFAVKATWGQVNGIGRELFKDPITDSGVKKSAKGLLRIEQSENGFTLFDEQTAEQEQGGALKTVFENGKLQYECTLDQIRERLSIV is encoded by the coding sequence ATGACTATTAAACTTAATCCATTAAACGCTATCGATTTTTATAAAGCTGATCACAGACGTCAGTATCCCGAAGGCACAGAGTACGTGTATGCCAACTTTACGCCGCGTTCATCTCGCCTCGCAAAAATGCTACCTGACTTCGACGATAAAGTTGTGTTTTTTGGGCTTCAGGGTTTTATCAAACACTTTTTAAGTGATACATGGAATGAAGGCTTTTTCAAACAACCTAAAGACAAGGTAGTGGCTGCATATAAACGCCGTATGGATAGTTCATTAGGTGAAGGTGCTGTACCGGTTGATCACATTGAAGCATTACACGACTTGGGCTATTTACCATTACGCATTAAAGCCTTGCCGGAAGGCAGTCGCGTCAATATGCGTGTACCTGTACTCACCGTAATTAATACCGACCCGCGTTTCTTTTGGTTAACGAACTATATTGAAACTGTATTAAGTGCTGAGCTTTGGAAAAGTTGCACTACGGCGACAATTGCCTACGAATACAAACGCTTATTAACGCAATATGCCGTAAAAACTGGCGCACCACTTGATTTTGTACCTGTGCAAGGACACGATTTTAGTAGCCGTGGTATGAGCGGAATTTATGATGCTGCACAATCAGGTGTGGGTCACTTAACCAGTTTTATTGGAACAGACTCGGTTGCTTCAATTGACTACGCAGAAGAATATTACAATGCCACAGGTGTCATTGGGGTGTCTGTACCTGCAACCGAACACAGTGTGATGTGTATGGGTACAGAAGACAGTGAGCTAGAAACCTTTAAGCGTTTAATCTGTGAACTTTATCCGTCTGGTGTGGTTAGTGTGGTGTCTGATACTTGGGATTTTTGGCGAGTGATTACTGAGTTTACAGTAGCGTTAAAACCTGAAATTTTGGCGAGACAACCGAATGCTTTGGGCTTGGCTAAATTGGTTTTCCGTCCAGACTCTGGTGACCCTGTTAAAATCATTTGTGGTGACCCAGGGGCAGAAGTTGGAAGTCCAGCCTACAAAGGTGCAGTTGAATGTTTATGGGAAGTGTTTGGTGGTACAACAACCGACTATGGCTATAAAGTACTGAATGAGCGTGTCGGTTTAATTTATGGCGACTCAATTACTCTAGACCGTGCGCAGCGTATTTTAGAAGGACTTGAAGCCAAAGGCTTTGCTTCAAACAACTTGGTGTTTGGTATAGGCAGCTTTACTTATAACTACTTAACTCGCGATACTTTTGGGTTTGCTGTTAAAGCGACTTGGGGACAAGTGAATGGTATAGGCCGTGAGTTGTTTAAAGACCCAATAACTGACTCAGGCGTAAAAAAATCTGCGAAAGGTCTATTACGTATAGAGCAAAGTGAAAATGGTTTTACCTTGTTTGATGAGCAAACAGCCGAACAAGAACAAGGCGGAGCACTAAAAACAGTCTTTGAAAATGGTAAACTTCAATATGAGTGTACTTTGGATCAAATTCGTGAACGTTTATCCATCGTATAA
- a CDS encoding sugar phosphate isomerase/epimerase, translating to MKTIKGPSIHLAQFSDDVFPFNRLDDIAAWVANQGFEAVQLPAWDKRLFDVNLAAESQDYCDEILGTLSNHGLKISELTTHIFGQLLAVHPAYDSMCDNFAPSHLHGNSAARTEWAKQQMLVSIQASARLGLKDMGTFSGSLAWPYVFPFPQRPSGLIETAFDELARRWLPILNACDEQDVNLCYEIHPGEDLHDGITFEMFLERTRNHPRCHILFDPSHFVLQQLNYVEYIDIYKDFIRMFHVKDAEFNPTGRQGMYSGYQNWGNRAARFRSTGDGQVDFKAIFSKLAHYDYEGWATLEWECCLKNKDDGAREGAEFIKQNIIHVTDKVFDDFAAAPVNQTQINQLLGI from the coding sequence ATGAAAACTATCAAAGGCCCAAGTATTCATCTTGCTCAATTTAGTGATGATGTTTTCCCTTTTAACCGTCTAGATGATATTGCTGCTTGGGTAGCAAACCAAGGCTTTGAAGCGGTACAACTTCCTGCTTGGGATAAGCGTTTATTTGATGTCAATTTGGCAGCAGAAAGCCAAGATTATTGCGATGAAATATTAGGTACTTTAAGCAATCATGGCTTAAAAATTAGTGAGTTAACGACTCATATTTTTGGGCAATTACTGGCTGTGCACCCTGCTTATGACTCAATGTGCGATAACTTTGCCCCATCTCATTTGCATGGCAATTCAGCAGCCAGAACCGAGTGGGCAAAACAGCAAATGCTCGTTTCAATTCAAGCATCTGCCCGTTTAGGTCTTAAAGACATGGGGACATTTTCAGGCTCTTTGGCGTGGCCTTATGTATTTCCATTTCCTCAAAGACCGTCAGGGCTTATAGAAACGGCGTTTGATGAATTAGCACGTCGCTGGCTTCCTATTTTGAATGCTTGTGATGAACAAGACGTAAACCTTTGCTACGAAATTCATCCCGGTGAAGATTTGCATGACGGCATTACATTTGAAATGTTTTTAGAGCGGACTCGCAACCACCCACGTTGCCATATTCTTTTTGACCCAAGCCATTTTGTTTTGCAGCAACTGAACTATGTGGAATATATCGATATCTATAAAGATTTCATTCGCATGTTTCATGTTAAAGATGCCGAATTTAATCCAACAGGTCGCCAAGGAATGTATAGCGGCTATCAAAACTGGGGAAATCGAGCGGCTCGATTCCGTTCTACGGGTGATGGTCAAGTTGACTTTAAAGCGATTTTTTCCAAGTTAGCGCATTACGACTACGAAGGCTGGGCAACGTTGGAGTGGGAATGCTGCCTGAAAAATAAGGATGATGGCGCACGCGAAGGTGCCGAGTTTATTAAGCAAAATATTATTCATGTCACCGATAAAGTGTTTGATGACTTTGCTGCTGCCCCTGTGAATCAGACTCAAATTAATCAGTTATTAGGTATTTAA
- a CDS encoding alpha/beta hydrolase codes for MPLLAEIESWLKSRPTTQAVNSLQELREQVNKDIINQQGIQHDASYQQSLYVAVSDDAEIEVRVYVPYSLENVEQRPALVFAHGGGWCLGSLDAWNRTCRLLAESIQHVVFSVDYRLAPEFKFPTPLNDFFTALRYIHENTSLFGIDSNRIAVGGDSAGANIATAACLMAKQHPEIKVSHQLLFYPALDATMSSKSYDQYAEGYGLESSTMVYCWDQYVQDESEKQNELVSPLLAQSLDGLPDATIFVCEYDPVRDDGERYAQKLWDAGIQVNFHLLDGMIHGAIHMTAITSEAKAIYSKIAL; via the coding sequence ATGCCTCTACTTGCTGAAATTGAAAGCTGGCTTAAGTCCAGACCAACCACACAGGCTGTAAACTCGTTACAAGAACTAAGGGAGCAAGTAAACAAAGACATTATTAATCAGCAAGGTATTCAGCATGATGCAAGCTATCAACAAAGTTTGTATGTTGCTGTGTCAGATGATGCCGAAATTGAAGTACGTGTTTATGTTCCCTATTCGCTCGAAAATGTTGAGCAACGGCCTGCTTTAGTTTTTGCACATGGTGGCGGTTGGTGTCTGGGAAGTCTAGATGCATGGAACCGCACTTGTCGGTTGTTAGCAGAATCTATTCAACACGTTGTATTTTCTGTGGACTATCGCTTGGCGCCAGAGTTTAAGTTCCCAACACCCTTAAATGATTTTTTTACGGCATTACGCTATATTCATGAGAATACTTCACTATTTGGAATTGACTCAAACCGTATAGCTGTAGGTGGAGATAGTGCGGGCGCAAATATAGCGACCGCTGCATGTCTAATGGCAAAACAACACCCAGAAATTAAGGTGAGCCATCAACTTCTTTTCTACCCTGCCTTAGATGCCACAATGAGTAGCAAATCTTATGACCAATATGCCGAAGGTTATGGTTTAGAGTCATCCACAATGGTTTATTGCTGGGATCAATATGTGCAAGATGAAAGTGAAAAACAGAATGAACTTGTAAGTCCGTTACTCGCTCAGTCTTTAGATGGACTGCCAGATGCGACCATTTTTGTGTGTGAATATGACCCGGTTCGAGATGATGGTGAAAGATATGCTCAAAAACTGTGGGATGCAGGTATTCAGGTGAACTTTCATTTGTTAGACGGAATGATTCACGGCGCGATTCACATGACAGCAATTACCTCAGAAGCAAAAGCGATCTATAGTAAAATTGCACTATAA
- a CDS encoding TetR/AcrR family transcriptional regulator — MAGRPREFDREEALVKARDFFWLHGYEGTSMSDLVEVLGIASARIYKAFGSKEALFREAVNHYEKNEGNFALNALKQKNIKDAINQLFQDALALYTQTNHSYGCMVVSAASVLGEENQAVLEWMKEQRIARGQSLVDRFVQAKSDGQLMAEADPKTLGQYYALILHGLSVQARDGCSREELATVISFALQNLDRYLAT, encoded by the coding sequence ATGGCTGGCAGACCAAGAGAGTTTGATCGAGAAGAAGCCCTCGTAAAAGCGAGAGATTTTTTCTGGCTTCATGGCTATGAAGGCACATCAATGTCAGATTTAGTTGAAGTTTTGGGGATTGCCTCAGCTCGAATTTATAAAGCGTTTGGCTCAAAAGAGGCCTTGTTTAGAGAAGCCGTAAATCACTACGAAAAAAATGAAGGTAATTTCGCGCTAAATGCTTTAAAGCAAAAAAATATTAAGGATGCAATAAACCAATTATTTCAAGATGCGCTAGCACTTTACACGCAAACCAACCATTCCTATGGGTGCATGGTGGTGTCAGCAGCGAGCGTGCTAGGCGAAGAAAACCAAGCTGTTTTAGAATGGATGAAAGAACAGCGTATTGCACGGGGCCAAAGTCTGGTCGATCGATTTGTTCAAGCAAAATCAGACGGTCAATTGATGGCAGAGGCTGACCCTAAAACCTTAGGGCAATATTACGCACTTATTCTGCATGGATTATCTGTTCAAGCAAGAGATGGATGTTCGCGAGAAGAGTTAGCGACAGTAATCAGCTTTGCTTTACAGAACCTTGATCGATATTTGGCAACCTAA